The sequence below is a genomic window from Bremerella cremea.
AGCAACTCGGTTGGCTGCTGCCGATCTATACGGCGGAAACCGACGAACAGGCTTGGGCTGAGTATGAACCGCACTTGTGGTATTTCGTGAAGAAACTGCTCAAGGGGCTGGTCGTCTTTCCGCCCGGCTACACCTCGGCTCGTTCGATTGCCGGTATTCAAAAGGGCCTGCAGCAGTTCATGAGTACTTGCGAAACGCGGGAAGATATCGAGGCAGGTGGCTACGCGATTGTTGGTAGCCCCGATACTGTCCGCCAGAAACTCTCTGAACGCATCAAGAAGCTGGGTGTCGGTAACTTGTTGGGGCTATTCCAGCTAGGAACGCTGCCTCACGATTTGACGTGTAAAAGCATGAAGCTTTTCGCCGAGAAGGTTATGCCAGGTCTCCGGGAAGAACTGAACGCAACGGTTGGCGGTTAGCAACGGCCTCGTTCTCGTACGCCAGGTTGTGCCTGGCAGTCGCGATCTCATCTTCAAGATGTCAGGCACACCCTGACCTACCTAAGATTTAAACTACGCCAATGAAACTCGAAAACAAAACGCTCAACGTCGCCGGCAAGAAAACTCAGCTCACGGTCTTGGGGGAAGGCCCTCCCCTGCTCTATCTGCATTCGGCTGGTGGCGAGACCGAGCCGATCGCGTTTCACAAAAAATTGGCCGAGAAGCACACCGTTTACTTGCCGGCTCATCCCGGCTTCGCTTTAAGTGAAGGGCTCGACCAGATCGAAGACATCGGCGATCTGGCGTGGCACTATGTCGATCTGATTCAAATGCTAGAGTTGGAAGACGTTCCGGTGGTCAGCTATTCGTTGGGATCCTGGATCGCCTCGGAAGTGAAATTGCTGCGTCCACGCTTGATCGGTCCGACGGTCATGATCGCCGCCGCTGGGCTGCATCTGGAAGGGGCTCCGATGGCGGAGCTGTTCATCGATGAATTCGACGATCTCCGCAAGCTGCTGTTCTTTGATCCAGAGAGCCAGGAAGCGAAAGATTATTTCCCCAGCGATACGAACGACCCACGCATCTTGATGTGGCTACGCGCTCGCGAAGCAACGGCCCGGGTTGGTTGGAATCCGTACCTGCACAATCCAAAATTGAAAAATCATCTGCATCGCCTCGATAGCCCAGTGCAGTTGATCTGGGGCCGGCAAGACAAGTTGATCCCAGCCGCTCATGGCGAGTATTACGCCGAGCATTTGCCCAACGCGAGACTCATCGAACTGGAAGAGTGTGGGCACATGGTTCCGTACGAGAAGACGCAAGAGGCCGCCGAGATTGCGTTAGATTTTCTTGCTACCGAAAACGCGTGACAGCGCAGCATTAATTTGAGTTGTGAGCGTCGTTTTACACGTACCGGTGCATCGGCAAGTCGTAGTGTGGTGCCCAGCCAAGGGGGAGTGTGATGCCGGTGATCCAACTGGCTTCGTCCGAAACCAGAAAGGCGACCGCATTGGCCACATCGTGCGGGGCACCGACGCCCAGCGGGTGAACGGACTCGATGTCTTGGCGAAGCTGCTCGACTTCTTCCCGTGACTCGCATTCATCGGCGAAGCGCATTGCCATGGGGGTTGTGACGATGCCTGGAGCAATCGCTACGACACGGATCTTCTTGGGCCCTAGCTCCCAGGCCAGCGACTGCGTGAAGCCAGTCAGGCCTGCTTTGCTGGCGCTGTAGACGGAAAAGCCTACGCATCCACCCAGCCCTAACGCAGATGCCACGTTCAAGATCACACCGCCGGGCGAAGGAAGTAGCGGTAGGAATGCCCGAGTCATCCGAATGGCGCCGGACAAGTTGATGTCGAGCAGTTGTTGCCACTCTGCCTCGCCGTATTCTTCCAGGTTTTGGCAAAGCTCGATCCCGGCGTTGTTTATTAAAAAGTCGACCTTGCCGAATTGCTGGTCTACAAGCGTCTTGAGTTCCGCGATTTGCTCGGCGCTGGTCACGTCGCAGGTATGAAAGAGGTGCGGCGTTTTCAGCCGTTCGAGCCGTTTGAGAACCCGCTTCGGTTCGTGCCGGTTGGCAATGACGACCGAAGCCCCTTCTTTTGAGAGTCGCTCGACAATCGCCCCGCCGATTCCACGATCGCTGGCCCCGGTGACCAAAGCAACCTTACCGCTAAAACGTCCGGTGGAAGTATCGGAAGAGGTGCTCATCGATCGGCCGTAGTTCGGGGAGTGATATGGAAGTCGCAGGAAGTGTTGCAAGTCGCTCCTAAGCCCTGAAGGGGCGACCGACAATAGTCAGGGGCGTAATAAGCCACTGCAGGGAATGTCAAGAAGAAAGACGAGCCCCAATGGGGCGACAGAGGTGAATTGATTGAGAAATTCTGTCGCCCCATTGGGGCATAGGAAGTCGTATTTTTTCGGCAAGCCTGCTCGTTGGCCCCAAGCAATTAATGAGCCTTGGCACCACGATCGAACCAGCGGCGAAGGGTGTTGAAGGTCGTTTGGCGACCAATTTTGCCGATGCTCATTGTTAACGGAATTTTCTTCGGGCAGACAGCCACGCAGTTCTGGGCGTTGCCACAGATTTGAATTCCGCCTTCTTGGGCCATGATATCAAGCCGGTCGCGGGCGATCATCTTGCCGGTTGGGTGCAGGTTGAACAGCACCACCTGGCTGATCGCGGCCGGTCCGACGAAACCAGTGGTGTAGGCATCGGTCTTGCGATCATCAAACGCTTCGTCAGATTCGCCCGAACGCTGCATCAGTTCGATCTTGCCGTACTGCGGGCAAGCTTCCACGCAGCAGCCACAGGTCATGCACTCGCTGAGTGGGTAAGCCGTTTCCTGGTCGTAACGAGATTGCTTCGGACCGGGGCCTAGGTCGTAGTATCCGTCGGCAGGAATCCAGCCTTTGATCTTCTTGAGGGCGGTAAACATGCGGCTGCGGTCGACGAACAGGTCGCGAACGACCGGGAACTTCGTCATTGGGCGAAGTTCGATTTCCAGGCCGTCTTCCAGCAGCTTGTCGACCAATGCCGAGCACGATTGACGCACGCGACCGTTGATCACCATTGTGCAAGCGCCACACACTTCTTCCAGGCAGCCACAGTCCCAGCAAACAGGCGTGGTCTTCTGGCCGTTGGAAGTCTTGGCCTTCGCCGCGATCTTCTGCAGCACGCTAATCACGTTCAGCTCAGGCTCGTAATCGAGCTCGAACCGTTGCCAATAGCTCGGCTTCCCCGGGCCATCTTGGCGGAGAATTTTCACGTAGAAGTTTTTTGGCTTATTTGCGTGGGCAATCATCGGTTAGGCCCTATTGGCTAGTTTATACGTTGACTTCTAGTCAGCTCGCGATGGCTTAGGCTGCCGGAGCGGCAACCCTCTTTAGTTCGTCGCTGCAGCCTCTTGGGCGGCAGCTTTCTTTTTCGCTTTGCGTTCGTTCCAAACGATACTGATCTCTTCAGCGCCGACCAGCCCGTAGAGGCGAGGGCGAGGTGGTTCGATGCTGGTATCTACCTCTTCGTAGGTGATGTCCACGTGATCCCCATCGTAGGAGGCAATGGAACTCTTGAGGAATTTGTCGATGTTGGCCTCGAACTTGTCGCACCACTCTTCGGCTTGGCGGCGATGTTCGGCAGGATCATGCGAGGTCAGGCCAGGCAGTTCGAACTCTGGCTTGTAGTGGGCCCCACGGCATTCGTCGCGAGCCAGGGCCCCTTTGAGAATCGCTTCGGCGATCGGGAACATGTCTTGCAACGCCTTGGTGAAGAGCACGTTTTGGTTCGACCAGTTGCCGGTATCCGAGAGGGCACACTTCCAGGCACGCTGCTTCAAGTCGGCCAGCTTGCTAATTCCCTCTTCCAGTTGCGAATTGACCCGCACAACGGTCGCCGCGCTGGTCATCATGTTGCCCAGTTCCTGATGAATCAGGTATGGGTTTTCGTCGCCAGATTGTTTGAGCAACGCATCGTGGCGACCTTGCTGCTTCTTGGCGGCTGCTTCGTACAGTGAAGCGGGTTGGTCGGCAGCGGATGAACCAGGCTTCATGTTGTTGAGCAGCGTTTCGAGGCCAGGGGCGACGAAAAGGCCAGAGAAAATGCAGCTCAGCAGCGAGTTCGCACCCAGGCGGTTGGCACCGTGGTAGTGGTAATCGACTTCGCCAATCGCGTACAGGTTCGGGATGCTTGTGGCTTGATTCGTGGGCGAACCAGGAACCAGTCCACCGCTTTCTTTCTTCTCGTAGTTGGTCCAAAGCCCACCCATGCAGTAGTGAACTGCCGGGAAAATACGCATCGGAGTGTAGCAAGGATCGATACCCTGGAACTTGCGATAGATATCCAAGATCCCGCCCAGCTTCCGGTTCAGTTCGCTGGCTTCGATGTGGGTCAGGTCGAGGTAGACGCACTGGCGATCTTGTTCGACACTTAGCCCGTCGTTGACGCAAACGTCAAAGATTTCACGCGTGGCAATATCACGCGGGACCAAGTTACCGTAGGTCGGATAGCGTTCTTCAAGGAAGTAAAAACGTTCGCTATCGGGAATGTCTTTCGGAGCACGAGGGTCGTGTGGCTTGCGAGGAACCCAGACGCGTCCACCTTCACCACGAGCACTTTCACTCATCAAGCGAAGCTTGTCGGCACCGGGGATCGCGGTTGGGTGAACCTGGATGAATTCGGCGTTGCCATACTTGGCACCTGCCTGAAAACAACGGCTGGCGGCAGAACCGTTGCAGGTCATGCTCATGGTCGAGCGGCCATAGACCAAGCCAGAGCCACCGCTGGCAATCACGACGGCATCGGCACGGAACGAGCGGATTTCCATGCTGAAAAGGTCTTGGGCGACGGCCCCAACGCAGTCCCCTTCGTCATTCATGATAGGACCAAGGAAGTCCCACATTTCGTACTTCTTGACCAGGCCTTCGACCTCCCAGCGACGAACTTGTTCGTCTAAGGCATAAAGGAGCTGTTGCCCGGTGGTTGCCCCGGCGAAAGCAGTTCGCTTGTAAAGCGTACCACCAAAGCGGCGCCGATCGAGGAAGCCTTCCTGGGTGCGGTTGAAGGTCACCCCGAGGCGATCCATCAAGTCGATCACCTTTGGGGCCCACATCGCCATTTCGTAGACGGGAGGCTGGTGATTCAGGAAGTCGCCACCGTAAACGGTGTCGTCAAAGTGTTTGTATTCGTCATCACCAAGTTGCCGCGTCGCGTCGTTGACGCTGTTGATACCCCCTTGGGCACAGACGCTATGCGAGCGTTTGACCGGCGTGAGGCTCATCAAGTCGACCTTGATACCTAATTCGGCCAGTTTCATGGTGGCGGACAAACCAGCTAAACCACCACCGACAACCAGGACTCGCTTCTCTGCCATTCCCATCCACCTTTGACTCTTGGATTTTCCATTGGCGGCGTTTCTCCTTTCCGTTTTAACCGAAAGGAGTCACGTAGCTTTAACGATCCGATTCAGCCGAGTCGGCTTCTTCGTCGTCGTTTGTGTAGAACTCGGATTCTTTGGAGTGCTTATGTTCGTTGGGCAAGATATCGCCGGTTTCCGACAAAATCTGATATGCTTCGTCTTCTTGCACACGCACTTCGGCGATCTGCTCGCTACTCATCGTATAGAGGCCAACAATGGAGGCCATTCCGGCGATAGACAAGGCGACGAAGAGACAATTTGCGACCAGCTTGGCCCCCTCTTGGGCTTTAGGGCTAACCCAAAGTCCCCAAGTGATGCCGAAGGTGAAAATACCGTTCGACAGGTGGAATACCGTCGCCAGGACGCCGATTGCGTACAGAACGGGGAAGATGATCGAGCCTTGCATGGCCTCGGCCCCACTACTGGCGGCGTTGTAGGGGGAGAATTCCGCCCCGCCAAGTGGGTGGGCAACGTACTTCTCCCAGAACTCAGCATGAATCCAGCCGTGCATCTGAAAGACGTGCCAGGCAATGAACAGGAAGGCAATCAAGCCCGTGGCCCGCTGCATGGTGTAGCGGAAATTGCTGTTGTACGGGTAGGCCTGGGTATTGGGGTGACCACCCTTGGTGATAATCAGCCCGTAAACACCGTGGAAGATGATCGGCAGAAAGATGAACGTCCACTCGACCAGGGGCAAGATTGGCCCGAGGGAGTGAATGTGGAACACCAATCGCTGAAACAGTTTAGGTGACGCGAAAACACTCGCATTGACCAGCAAGTGAACGATGACATAAGCGCCAACCGGAACCAGGCCTAGCAAGGAATGCAGGCGTCGCAACAGAAATTCGTTGCGTTGAAAAAAATTGGGTGCCGAGCTCACCACAGACCCTTTCCGAAATCGAGATTCTTTTGGTGGTAGAATCTCGCTTGCAAGTGTTGTCTCTAGATAGCTTAAGGACGACGAAATCGCCACTCGGCCGCTACTCCGACCAACCATCGAAGGGGGCCGCTCGCATGCTGCAAGTTATAACGGAATCACGACTTAGTTATAAGTACCCCTTGTGATTTCCGCCAAAAATCACGTTCAGTATCAAAATTGCTGATAAAGTGGGCAGTTTGCGTCGATCGGTCTGTCAGAATGGCAGGCATTGAAAAAAACGGTTTTTTTGTCTCAGGCGTTCTGTCTGCCATTATGGTGATTTTCGTCCTAATTTATGGGGCTAGGTTGATTGGTATTGCTGCCAGAGCAATTAATTGCAAAGAATGGGAACTATATTTGCACTTTGAAGCATCGAACTTGTTGCTCTGCCAACACCTGTGTTTCTCCGTAGCGGCCCAGCCATGCGAAATTCAACCCAACCTGTGATGCTGATTACTGACGACGATCGCTCGTTTCGCGAGACGATGGCCGAGGTGTTTAGCCGTCGGGGGTTCGCACCACTTTTGGCTGCCAATGGTGAAGAAGCGATTCATGTCGCCCAAGAAGCCATCGTGCATGTGGCGCTGTTCGACTTTCACATGCCGCAGCGGACCGGTCTAGAATCGATTTCCGCGTGTCGCAGCATGGGAATCAATATTCCCTATATCTTGCTGACAGGGGCGCTCGACTCGGCGATCGCTACCCAGGCCGAAGACGTAGAGGTTTTCTCGCTATTAGAGAAGCCCGTTAGTATTCAGATCGTCACCGGGGTCGTCAAAGAAGCGATGGCGAGCCACTATCCGTGGTTTGAGTCAGGACGCTAAGTTACTGTTGGCTTGGCTGCGATGGATCGACTTTCCACTGCCCATCTTTAAGAACAGCCACAAGATCTGCCTGAACTGGGCGGTCCTCAGAAGGATCGACACCGATGGTTGATGTGGTGACTGAGATGGTCGTGGCGTCAATGCGCTTGGCATGTTGGATGGCAAACAAAGCGATTTTGCTCGGGGTAAGCTCCTCGTCGCCAACCTCTTCGATTAGATTCGTGCGATCTGAAAAGCGGGAGAGAAATTCTGGGGAGGCAGAATCGCCAAAGACTAGCACAAGCCACTTCTTTTTTCTTACTTCGCGACTCTTGTCTGCCTGTTCAAATTGATAACGAAGTGTCGCTTCCGCTACGTTTAGGGCATCTTTTTCCGAGATCGACCAGGTGTCGTACGGTACCTGAGGTTGTGGAGCCATTTTCCAGAATGCGAGCGCAACTATTAGGCCAATGGAAAGTAGCCTGCCGATGATATTCCACATACTTGATCTCTTGTCATTTTCCAGGCGGAAATGCGAATACGCAAGTTCAAGCATCCTAACTTATGGAAGTGACTCAATCTAGAAAAAAGCCCTCGCCGGGCGACATAGACTTTTCGTGAAAGCCTGACGCGCCCGGTGAGGGCTTTGCTTGTTTGCGTGATGTTGGCGAGCGACTAGGTTCCCTGGTCCATGCTTCCTGAAGAAGGGGGAATATCGTCGGCGTTGATCTCTTTGGGCGTTCCGGTCCGTTTGGTTTCAGTTCCGGGAACGATGCGTGGGCCGTCGGAGGTTTCTTCGATTACCCGCTTGAGCTCGTCGGCGTCGACTACTTCCAGCTCCATCAAACGCTCTGAGAGGGCTACGAGGGCGGACCGTCGGTCTTCCATCATTCGTTTGGTGCGAAGCAGTAGTTCGTCGATGATGCGTTTGATTTCCAGATCGATCTCGCGATAGGTTTCTTCGCTGTGCGAGCGGGCTCGTTCTTCCGATTGCTCGGGAATGAACGCCGACCGGCCACTGGCTCGGTAATTGACGCGTCCCAGGCGGCTCATGCCGAAATCGGTGACCATGCTCCGGGCGATCTCGGTAGCCCGTTCCAAGTCGTTTTGAGCTCCGGTTGAGATCTCTTCGTAGACCATCTCTTCCGCCAGAGTACCGGCTAACAGAACTTGGATACGGCTTTCTAGTTCGCTTTGCGTCATCAGGAAGCGATCTTCCGTGGGACGCTGCATGGTGTAGCCGAGCGCGGCCATGCCGCGGGGGATGATCGATACCTTATGGACTGGGTCGGTGTTCGGCAAGCAGTAGGCGACCAGGGCGTGGCCGCTTTCGTGGTAGGCGACCCGCAGTTTTTCGTCCTGGTGCATGACGCGTTGCTTCTTTTCCAGCCCTGCGGTGACGCGTTCGACCCCTTCGTCGAACTCTTCCATGCCGACCGCCACTTTGCCTTTGCGAGCCGCCAAGAGGGCCGCTTCGTTAACGAGGTTAGCTAGATCGGCTCCGGAAAAGCCGGTGGTGATCGCAGCAACCCCTTTCAGGTTCACCGTGTCGTCTAGTTTGACGTTACGGACGTGAACGCGCAGGATGTCTTCGCGACCGCCAGCATCGGGCCGATCGACCAGCACCTGGCGATCGAATCGACCTGGGCGAAGGAGAGCCGGGTCGAGCATTTCTGGCCGGTTGGTTGCGGCGATCAGGATGATGCCGGTATTCGCTTCAAAGCCATCCATTTCAACCAGCAAGGCGTTGAGCGTTTGCTCGCGTTCGTCGTGCCCGCCAACAAGGCCCGC
It includes:
- the sdhA gene encoding succinate dehydrogenase flavoprotein subunit, with protein sequence MAEKRVLVVGGGLAGLSATMKLAELGIKVDLMSLTPVKRSHSVCAQGGINSVNDATRQLGDDEYKHFDDTVYGGDFLNHQPPVYEMAMWAPKVIDLMDRLGVTFNRTQEGFLDRRRFGGTLYKRTAFAGATTGQQLLYALDEQVRRWEVEGLVKKYEMWDFLGPIMNDEGDCVGAVAQDLFSMEIRSFRADAVVIASGGSGLVYGRSTMSMTCNGSAASRCFQAGAKYGNAEFIQVHPTAIPGADKLRLMSESARGEGGRVWVPRKPHDPRAPKDIPDSERFYFLEERYPTYGNLVPRDIATREIFDVCVNDGLSVEQDRQCVYLDLTHIEASELNRKLGGILDIYRKFQGIDPCYTPMRIFPAVHYCMGGLWTNYEKKESGGLVPGSPTNQATSIPNLYAIGEVDYHYHGANRLGANSLLSCIFSGLFVAPGLETLLNNMKPGSSAADQPASLYEAAAKKQQGRHDALLKQSGDENPYLIHQELGNMMTSAATVVRVNSQLEEGISKLADLKQRAWKCALSDTGNWSNQNVLFTKALQDMFPIAEAILKGALARDECRGAHYKPEFELPGLTSHDPAEHRRQAEEWCDKFEANIDKFLKSSIASYDGDHVDITYEEVDTSIEPPRPRLYGLVGAEEISIVWNERKAKKKAAAQEAAATN
- a CDS encoding succinate dehydrogenase cytochrome b558 subunit yields the protein MRRLHSLLGLVPVGAYVIVHLLVNASVFASPKLFQRLVFHIHSLGPILPLVEWTFIFLPIIFHGVYGLIITKGGHPNTQAYPYNSNFRYTMQRATGLIAFLFIAWHVFQMHGWIHAEFWEKYVAHPLGGAEFSPYNAASSGAEAMQGSIIFPVLYAIGVLATVFHLSNGIFTFGITWGLWVSPKAQEGAKLVANCLFVALSIAGMASIVGLYTMSSEQIAEVRVQEDEAYQILSETGDILPNEHKHSKESEFYTNDDEEADSAESDR
- a CDS encoding SDR family NAD(P)-dependent oxidoreductase, with product MSTSSDTSTGRFSGKVALVTGASDRGIGGAIVERLSKEGASVVIANRHEPKRVLKRLERLKTPHLFHTCDVTSAEQIAELKTLVDQQFGKVDFLINNAGIELCQNLEEYGEAEWQQLLDINLSGAIRMTRAFLPLLPSPGGVILNVASALGLGGCVGFSVYSASKAGLTGFTQSLAWELGPKKIRVVAIAPGIVTTPMAMRFADECESREEVEQLRQDIESVHPLGVGAPHDVANAVAFLVSDEASWITGITLPLGWAPHYDLPMHRYV
- the sdhB gene encoding succinate dehydrogenase iron-sulfur subunit, whose product is MIAHANKPKNFYVKILRQDGPGKPSYWQRFELDYEPELNVISVLQKIAAKAKTSNGQKTTPVCWDCGCLEEVCGACTMVINGRVRQSCSALVDKLLEDGLEIELRPMTKFPVVRDLFVDRSRMFTALKKIKGWIPADGYYDLGPGPKQSRYDQETAYPLSECMTCGCCVEACPQYGKIELMQRSGESDEAFDDRKTDAYTTGFVGPAAISQVVLFNLHPTGKMIARDRLDIMAQEGGIQICGNAQNCVAVCPKKIPLTMSIGKIGRQTTFNTLRRWFDRGAKAH
- a CDS encoding alpha/beta fold hydrolase, with translation MKLENKTLNVAGKKTQLTVLGEGPPLLYLHSAGGETEPIAFHKKLAEKHTVYLPAHPGFALSEGLDQIEDIGDLAWHYVDLIQMLELEDVPVVSYSLGSWIASEVKLLRPRLIGPTVMIAAAGLHLEGAPMAELFIDEFDDLRKLLFFDPESQEAKDYFPSDTNDPRILMWLRAREATARVGWNPYLHNPKLKNHLHRLDSPVQLIWGRQDKLIPAAHGEYYAEHLPNARLIELEECGHMVPYEKTQEAAEIALDFLATENA
- the ftsH gene encoding ATP-dependent zinc metalloprotease FtsH is translated as MENNDESPKRRPDKNSNGGNLWYVVLAGVAIFLAVLYLMRPTSDELSQPELENLIAAMEKDAKGEFTGSTTVSRKGSDDKVSKIQYSNLRDVEIGPASVTGKVDRYDADSADPSKATTNDQTVVTYLVRSENAAGKIQNMLDEKGFTDYKAVGPPNFFEIYGGMLLVIALGVLFCYMMIRRIGGTGSAIAFGRSRGKLHMQDDLNISFEDVAGIEEAIDEVKEIVDFLRSPEKYQELGGRIPKGVLLVGPPGTGKTLLAKAIAGEAGVSFFSMSGSDFVEMFVGVGAARVRDLFQQAAAKSPCIIFIDELDALGKTRGAGLVGGHDEREQTLNALLVEMDGFEANTGIILIAATNRPEMLDPALLRPGRFDRQVLVDRPDAGGREDILRVHVRNVKLDDTVNLKGVAAITTGFSGADLANLVNEAALLAARKGKVAVGMEEFDEGVERVTAGLEKKQRVMHQDEKLRVAYHESGHALVAYCLPNTDPVHKVSIIPRGMAALGYTMQRPTEDRFLMTQSELESRIQVLLAGTLAEEMVYEEISTGAQNDLERATEIARSMVTDFGMSRLGRVNYRASGRSAFIPEQSEERARSHSEETYREIDLEIKRIIDELLLRTKRMMEDRRSALVALSERLMELEVVDADELKRVIEETSDGPRIVPGTETKRTGTPKEINADDIPPSSGSMDQGT
- a CDS encoding response regulator yields the protein MRNSTQPVMLITDDDRSFRETMAEVFSRRGFAPLLAANGEEAIHVAQEAIVHVALFDFHMPQRTGLESISACRSMGINIPYILLTGALDSAIATQAEDVEVFSLLEKPVSIQIVTGVVKEAMASHYPWFESGR